In one window of Nocardia brasiliensis DNA:
- a CDS encoding RluA family pseudouridine synthase, with protein sequence MRRRQQPPLPKRHGLDPARLRLPEDGDWATIRDHLVHRLPRVDPARIDELLRNGEIVDLDGPIAPDAPYLPGGAVWFHRDLPVETEVPFEITIVHRDETLLVVDKPHFLATIPRGQHILQTALVRLRRELDLPELIPAHRLDRVTAGLVLFVIDPARRGAYQTMFHKRTVRKEYEAIAPYNPTLTLPRVVRSRIVKEKHVLAAQEVAGEPNAETAIELLEHRDGLGRYRLRPHTGRTHQLRLHMNSLGIPILGDDFYPVLTDKPVDDFTRPLQLLAATLEFTDPITGAPRRFETTRTLQAWTDPAGWAG encoded by the coding sequence ATGAGAAGGCGGCAACAACCGCCGTTGCCCAAGCGGCACGGCCTTGACCCGGCCCGGCTCCGGCTGCCGGAGGACGGCGACTGGGCGACGATTCGCGACCACCTGGTGCACCGACTGCCCCGGGTGGATCCGGCCCGCATCGATGAGCTGCTGCGCAACGGCGAGATCGTCGATCTCGACGGTCCGATCGCACCCGACGCGCCGTATCTGCCCGGCGGAGCCGTGTGGTTCCACCGCGACCTGCCCGTCGAGACGGAGGTGCCGTTCGAGATCACCATCGTGCACCGCGACGAGACGCTACTGGTGGTGGACAAGCCGCACTTTCTCGCGACGATCCCGCGCGGGCAGCACATCCTGCAGACCGCGCTGGTGCGGTTGCGCCGCGAGCTCGATCTGCCGGAGTTGATCCCGGCGCATCGGCTCGATCGGGTCACCGCGGGACTGGTGCTGTTCGTCATCGATCCGGCCCGGCGCGGGGCGTATCAGACGATGTTCCACAAGCGCACGGTGCGCAAGGAATACGAGGCGATCGCTCCTTACAACCCCACGCTGACGCTGCCGCGGGTCGTACGCAGCCGAATCGTGAAGGAGAAGCACGTGCTCGCGGCGCAGGAGGTCGCGGGGGAGCCGAACGCCGAGACCGCGATCGAGCTGCTCGAGCACCGCGACGGTCTCGGCCGCTATCGGCTCCGCCCACACACCGGCCGCACCCACCAGCTGCGCCTGCACATGAACAGCCTCGGCATCCCGATCCTCGGCGACGATTTCTATCCGGTGCTCACCGACAAACCGGTCGACGACTTCACCCGCCCGTTGCAGTTGCTCGCCGCGACACTGGAATTCACCGATCCGATCACCGGCGCGCCGCGTCGGTTCGAGACCACCCGC
- a CDS encoding ABC transporter ATP-binding protein, whose product MTVEVAPLPAAETGNRPPRAVQKARKRQQAQARKEILAPVRRTLTLASLIMAVASVCTVVPFVLIVEAARELLATEVDTDRVWRLVWAAMLVLLVRGLLQAVALTWSHLVDAGYQLTVRRALAAKLTRVPLGWFGERTSSEVKKYLQDDVEALHYLIAHARLEFVGALIVPLVTLGYLVTVDWRLTLVLLIPLVAYAIALSKMMDQDSRDRLAVYNRWERRVQEATIEFVDGIQVVRAFGQAGKAHSEFQEAADGQARSLDRWKTPMIRLQSASDITLAPVFVMVLIVLAGLAGVGLDWFAPLDVLPFLLVGLGLGGSLLGLGYGGQALRAASAAAVRLHELQQTTELATGTGTPASADEPGVVRFEAVGFGYRSDHQVLRDVELELRPGTITALVGPSGSGKSTLGKLVPRFYDVDSGRITIGGRDIRDYSTEELYRTVGFVFQDVRLIRGSIRENLRLADQDADDAALERAARAAQIHDRIMALPRGYDSEIGVDASLSGGEAQRLSIARALLADSPVLVLDEATAFADPESEAAVQDALAVLVAGRTVLVIAHRLHTITGVDRILVLENGTIVEQGDHQSLHRAGGTYQRLWEINEAALGAVSLIEKETAR is encoded by the coding sequence ATGACGGTGGAGGTCGCGCCGCTGCCCGCGGCGGAGACGGGGAACCGACCGCCCCGAGCGGTACAGAAGGCGCGCAAGCGGCAGCAGGCGCAGGCCCGCAAGGAAATCCTTGCCCCGGTCCGGCGCACGCTCACGCTGGCGAGCCTGATCATGGCGGTGGCCTCGGTGTGCACCGTCGTGCCGTTCGTGCTGATCGTCGAGGCCGCCAGGGAACTGCTCGCCACCGAGGTCGACACCGATCGGGTCTGGCGCCTGGTGTGGGCGGCGATGCTGGTGCTGCTCGTGCGCGGGCTGTTGCAGGCGGTCGCGCTCACCTGGTCGCACCTGGTGGACGCCGGCTACCAGCTCACCGTCCGACGGGCGCTGGCGGCCAAGCTGACCAGGGTGCCGCTGGGCTGGTTCGGTGAGCGCACCTCCAGCGAGGTGAAGAAGTACCTCCAGGACGATGTCGAAGCACTGCACTATCTGATCGCGCACGCGCGCCTGGAGTTCGTCGGCGCGCTGATCGTGCCGCTGGTGACCCTCGGCTATCTGGTCACCGTCGATTGGCGGCTCACCCTGGTGCTGCTGATTCCCTTGGTGGCGTACGCGATCGCGCTCAGCAAGATGATGGATCAGGACAGCAGGGACCGGCTGGCGGTCTACAACCGCTGGGAGCGCCGGGTGCAGGAGGCGACGATCGAGTTCGTCGACGGCATCCAGGTGGTGCGCGCGTTCGGTCAAGCGGGCAAGGCGCACAGCGAATTCCAGGAGGCGGCCGACGGTCAGGCCCGCAGTCTGGACCGGTGGAAGACGCCGATGATCCGGCTGCAGTCGGCCTCGGACATCACGCTCGCCCCGGTGTTCGTGATGGTGCTCATCGTGCTCGCCGGACTGGCGGGGGTCGGGCTCGACTGGTTCGCCCCGCTCGATGTGCTGCCGTTCCTGCTGGTCGGCCTGGGGCTCGGCGGCTCGTTGCTCGGCCTCGGCTACGGCGGCCAGGCGCTGCGCGCCGCGAGTGCGGCGGCGGTGCGCCTGCACGAACTCCAGCAGACAACCGAGTTGGCCACGGGGACAGGCACACCGGCGTCGGCCGACGAGCCGGGCGTGGTGCGGTTCGAAGCGGTCGGCTTCGGCTATCGCAGCGACCACCAGGTGTTGCGCGACGTCGAGCTCGAGCTGCGGCCGGGTACCATCACCGCGCTGGTCGGCCCGAGCGGATCGGGCAAATCGACGCTCGGCAAGCTGGTTCCACGCTTCTACGACGTCGACTCCGGCCGGATCACCATCGGGGGCCGCGATATTCGCGACTACTCGACCGAAGAGCTGTATCGCACGGTCGGATTCGTCTTCCAGGACGTGCGACTGATCCGCGGCAGTATCCGGGAGAACCTGCGGCTGGCGGATCAGGACGCCGACGACGCCGCATTGGAACGCGCGGCACGGGCCGCCCAGATCCACGACCGGATCATGGCGCTGCCGCGCGGCTACGACTCCGAGATCGGTGTCGACGCCAGCCTGTCCGGCGGTGAGGCGCAACGACTCTCGATCGCCCGCGCGCTGCTCGCGGACAGTCCGGTGCTGGTGCTCGACGAGGCGACCGCGTTCGCCGACCCCGAGTCCGAGGCCGCCGTGCAGGACGCGCTCGCGGTGCTCGTCGCGGGCCGGACCGTGTTGGTCATCGCGCACCGGTTGCACACCATCACCGGCGTGGACCGAATCCTGGTGCTGGAGAACGGAACCATCGTCGAGCAGGGCGACCATCAGAGCCTGCACCGGGCCGGCGGTACCTACCAGCGCCTCTGGGAAATCAACGAGGCGGCGCTCGGCGCCGTCTCGCTCATCGAAAAGGAAACGGCGCGATGA